A single window of Nocardia sp. NBC_01327 DNA harbors:
- a CDS encoding PaaI family thioesterase, with product MTSIDNHVEDKVAKRVGELTEVFQRGLDEKLGVGASLGIRLESAGAGCTRYYLDPNVATINAMFTVHGGVIATLMDTAMGSAVFTKLDDGVAYTTLELKVNFIRGVTLDGSRLTCDATAVHVGRRTATAEGRITDAAGKLIAHGSTTILILRAD from the coding sequence ATGACCAGCATCGACAATCACGTCGAGGACAAGGTCGCCAAGCGGGTCGGTGAACTCACCGAGGTATTCCAGCGCGGGCTCGACGAGAAGCTCGGCGTCGGCGCCTCGCTGGGGATCCGATTGGAAAGCGCGGGCGCGGGCTGCACCCGCTACTACCTGGACCCGAATGTGGCGACCATCAATGCCATGTTCACCGTGCACGGCGGTGTGATCGCGACCCTCATGGATACCGCCATGGGCAGCGCCGTATTCACGAAACTCGATGACGGCGTTGCCTATACGACGCTGGAACTGAAGGTGAACTTCATTCGGGGCGTGACCCTGGACGGCTCCCGGCTCACCTGTGACGCCACGGCCGTCCACGTCGGCCGCCGCACCGCCACCGCGGAAGGCCGGATCACCGACGCCGCGGGCAAGCTGATCGCGCACGGCTCGACCACGATCCTGATTCTCCGCGCGGACTAG
- a CDS encoding cytochrome P450 family protein, translating to MVDIETPDRIETIGADFFADPHRHYRRWREYGPVRRVRFPDGVIRWVILGHAEGRAALADPRLRKNIAHVEALVSSKRQTPPMDPRQIALLTHMLNIDPPDHSRLRKLVSKAFTAHRVAALRPRIEQIADALLDGIADRDEVDLLREFAVPLPITVICELLGVPPAERDDFQQWTQDIVGVVGREAERTRASLAMIAYLTRLVRAKQAAPADDLLSGLVQVGEDGDALTEAELVAMSFLLLVAGYETTVNLIANGTYALLLHPDRLHALRSDPAAIPAAVEEFLRYDGPVNLSTVRFTSEPIHIADVTIPPGELVYIALEAANRDPARYPDPHTLDPTRDTSAHLAFGHGIHFCLGAPLARMEAHTAFTSLLQHFPNLHLSPTAPTPTWQSSTLIRGLLELPVRLH from the coding sequence ATGGTCGATATCGAAACACCGGACCGGATCGAGACCATCGGCGCGGACTTCTTCGCCGATCCGCACCGGCACTATCGCCGCTGGCGCGAATACGGTCCGGTGCGGCGGGTTCGCTTCCCCGACGGCGTGATTCGCTGGGTGATCCTCGGCCACGCGGAGGGCCGCGCCGCACTCGCGGATCCGCGGCTGCGCAAGAACATCGCGCATGTCGAAGCGCTGGTGAGCAGCAAACGTCAGACGCCGCCCATGGATCCGCGGCAGATCGCGCTGCTGACGCACATGCTCAATATCGACCCGCCCGACCACTCTCGCCTGCGCAAGTTGGTCAGCAAGGCATTCACGGCGCACCGTGTGGCAGCGTTGCGGCCGCGCATCGAGCAGATTGCCGATGCCCTGCTGGACGGGATCGCCGACCGTGACGAAGTCGATCTGCTGCGCGAATTCGCTGTGCCACTGCCTATTACGGTCATCTGCGAACTACTCGGCGTACCACCGGCCGAACGCGACGACTTCCAGCAGTGGACCCAGGACATCGTCGGCGTCGTAGGCCGCGAAGCGGAACGCACCCGCGCCTCCCTCGCCATGATCGCCTACCTGACGAGGCTGGTCCGCGCGAAACAGGCCGCGCCCGCCGACGATCTCCTCTCCGGGCTGGTCCAGGTCGGAGAGGACGGCGACGCCCTCACCGAAGCCGAGCTGGTGGCAATGTCCTTCCTGCTCCTCGTCGCCGGCTACGAAACGACAGTGAACCTCATCGCCAACGGCACATATGCGCTGCTCCTGCACCCCGATCGACTGCATGCCCTGCGCTCCGACCCCGCCGCCATCCCCGCCGCCGTCGAGGAATTCCTCCGCTACGACGGCCCGGTCAACCTCTCCACCGTCCGCTTCACATCCGAACCGATCCACATCGCCGACGTCACCATCCCCCCAGGCGAACTCGTCTACATCGCCCTAGAAGCCGCCAACCGCGACCCCGCCCGCTACCCCGACCCCCACACCCTCGACCCCACCCGCGACACCTCCGCCCACCTGGCCTTCGGCCACGGCATCCACTTCTGCCTCGGCGCCCCACTCGCACGCATGGAAGCCCACACAGCCTTCACCTCCCTCCTACAACACTTCCCAAACCTCCACCTCTCCCCCACCGCCCCCACCCCCACCTGGCAATCCAGCACCCTCATCCGCGGACTCCTGGAACTACCGGTCCGCCTCCACTGA
- a CDS encoding methyltransferase, translated as MNASESGHSILAMADLATPMSIRVAATLGLVECAGAVGATTEELASRTGTFGPALRRLLDHLVAIGVFDLDQESGRYRPTGLGNQMSGDSPEGVKVLLDIDSAGGRAELAFVELLATIRTGTTAYPRRYGREFWADLDAEPALRTSFDAQMNWRFRIQATQIAERFDWGRFSDILDVGGGDGTLLAAILYAHPAVRGRVLDRAPTAAAATERFTAAGLSGRADAIAGSFFDTLPTGAEAYVLSDILHDWNDERAHAILSACAQAAGPNGVVVVIEPIRGKGADTAMDLFMLMCFDGHERSVEELTAMAQKCGLMLHASVAVADGRTALEFRLTPQHHSSSVEADR; from the coding sequence GTGAACGCTTCGGAGAGTGGACATTCGATTCTGGCCATGGCGGATCTTGCGACCCCGATGAGTATTCGGGTGGCCGCGACGCTCGGCTTGGTGGAGTGCGCGGGCGCCGTGGGTGCGACGACTGAGGAACTCGCCTCCCGCACTGGAACTTTCGGACCCGCACTGCGGCGGTTGCTGGACCATCTGGTGGCGATCGGGGTGTTCGATCTCGACCAGGAATCCGGTCGCTATCGGCCCACTGGCCTCGGCAATCAGATGAGCGGGGACTCACCGGAGGGGGTCAAGGTCCTGCTCGATATAGATAGCGCGGGCGGACGTGCCGAACTGGCCTTTGTCGAGTTGCTCGCGACAATCCGAACGGGCACAACGGCTTACCCGCGGCGGTACGGGCGGGAGTTCTGGGCCGACCTCGATGCCGAGCCTGCATTGCGGACGTCCTTCGATGCACAGATGAACTGGCGCTTCCGAATTCAGGCGACCCAGATCGCCGAGCGATTCGATTGGGGCCGTTTCTCCGACATCCTCGATGTCGGCGGCGGCGACGGGACCCTACTCGCAGCGATTCTGTATGCCCATCCCGCTGTTCGGGGCCGGGTGCTGGATCGTGCTCCGACCGCCGCTGCGGCCACCGAGAGATTCACCGCAGCAGGGCTTTCCGGCCGGGCGGACGCTATAGCCGGGAGCTTCTTCGACACGCTCCCGACCGGGGCCGAGGCCTATGTCCTGTCCGACATCCTGCACGATTGGAATGACGAGCGCGCACACGCCATCCTCTCCGCGTGTGCCCAGGCGGCCGGTCCGAACGGCGTCGTCGTGGTGATCGAGCCCATCCGGGGCAAAGGGGCCGACACCGCGATGGACCTGTTCATGCTGATGTGTTTCGACGGTCATGAGCGCTCAGTGGAGGAGTTGACCGCGATGGCCCAGAAATGTGGCCTGATGCTCCACGCGTCAGTTGCTGTGGCAGACGGGCGAACCGCTCTGGAATTCCGATTGACACCGCAACACCACTCGTCGTCAGTGGAGGCGGACCGGTAG
- a CDS encoding winged helix-turn-helix transcriptional regulator: MQRTNFGEMACSIARALDVIGEPWSPLILRDVWVGFSRFEQIQADLGISRKVLTERLNHLVEQGVLDKKAYDQRPRYEYVLTEKGTELIDLLLVMKGWGDKWCAGDAGPPVLYRHHTCGEISDVDLRCTHCGHPMHANDIDVLPGPGAAR, translated from the coding sequence ATGCAACGGACGAACTTCGGCGAGATGGCGTGCTCGATCGCCCGCGCCCTCGACGTCATCGGCGAGCCGTGGTCACCCTTGATCCTGCGCGACGTCTGGGTCGGCTTCTCCCGCTTCGAGCAGATCCAGGCCGACCTGGGCATCTCCCGCAAGGTCCTGACCGAGCGGCTCAACCACCTCGTCGAGCAGGGCGTACTGGACAAAAAAGCCTACGACCAGCGCCCACGCTACGAATACGTCCTGACCGAGAAGGGAACAGAGCTCATCGACCTACTCCTCGTCATGAAAGGCTGGGGCGACAAATGGTGCGCAGGCGACGCCGGCCCGCCCGTCCTATACCGCCACCACACCTGCGGCGAGATCAGCGACGTAGACCTCCGCTGCACCCACTGCGGTCACCCGATGCACGCAAACGACATCGACGTCCTACCAGGCCCGGGCGCGGCCCGATGA
- a CDS encoding dihydrofolate reductase family protein, translating to MTKVFSAHAVSVDGYITGRNPDAEHGLGDGGMLFDWYFNGDTPSQVFDGFALSEPSAKVFDTLAARVGAVVAGRNTYEDSSHFGGGSPHPSARLHVLSHRPAPEITERQTLVTTGIEDAIAAARAAAGDRDVALMGGGVVTAALRAGLVDEVILHQVPILLGSGRPFFPSLPEHVRLHLVEAIPAPGVTHLHYEVRR from the coding sequence ATGACCAAAGTCTTCAGCGCCCACGCCGTGTCGGTCGATGGGTACATCACCGGCCGCAATCCCGACGCCGAACACGGACTCGGTGACGGCGGAATGCTCTTCGACTGGTATTTCAACGGCGATACCCCTAGTCAGGTATTCGACGGATTCGCACTGAGCGAGCCGAGCGCAAAAGTCTTCGACACCCTGGCCGCGCGCGTGGGAGCGGTTGTGGCAGGGCGCAATACGTATGAGGACTCCAGCCACTTCGGCGGCGGCAGCCCGCACCCGTCTGCCCGGCTGCACGTCCTGAGCCACCGCCCCGCACCGGAGATCACCGAGCGGCAGACGCTCGTCACCACGGGAATCGAGGATGCGATCGCGGCAGCTCGCGCGGCCGCAGGCGACCGCGATGTCGCTCTCATGGGCGGCGGCGTCGTCACCGCGGCCCTGCGGGCCGGACTGGTCGACGAGGTGATCCTGCATCAGGTCCCCATCCTGCTCGGCAGCGGGCGCCCCTTCTTCCCATCACTCCCCGAGCACGTGCGCCTGCACCTGGTCGAAGCCATCCCGGCCCCGGGCGTCACCCATCTGCACTACGAGGTGCGGCGATGA
- a CDS encoding TIGR03618 family F420-dependent PPOX class oxidoreductase produces MSLDPDVRRVLDGAPHAHVATVLPDGAPHAVPVYIGTEGDRIAMFTGPGSRKARNLRRDPRVALSITPADNFFHPVIIRGRVVEWLDGDAAWTIVDRIAMKYTGSPYPRTHDRVVLLIDPE; encoded by the coding sequence ATGAGCCTCGATCCGGATGTGCGCCGCGTACTCGACGGCGCCCCGCACGCCCACGTCGCCACCGTCCTCCCCGACGGCGCTCCCCATGCCGTCCCCGTCTACATCGGCACCGAAGGCGACCGCATCGCGATGTTCACCGGCCCGGGCTCCCGCAAAGCTCGCAACCTGCGCCGAGATCCACGAGTGGCCCTCTCGATCACCCCCGCCGACAACTTCTTCCACCCGGTGATCATTCGAGGCAGGGTGGTCGAGTGGCTCGACGGCGATGCTGCCTGGACCATCGTCGACCGAATCGCCATGAAGTACACCGGCTCCCCCTACCCCCGGACCCACGATCGAGTCGTCCTCCTCATCGACCCCGAGTAG
- a CDS encoding class I SAM-dependent methyltransferase, which translates to MTEFLDDTRLEQSSVVANSAMNRDRRLPAYRRELGFDPVAWLAARQAPQRWLDIGCGSGHALFEAARSLPRQVQIIGLDLVGYFAGSPCPGIDLVTGSVLTWTPDTQVDLITAVHSLHYIGDKLEALTRMSSWLTTDGQFAANFDASSVRWADGSPIGRRFTTALRGNGFHYDARNRRLTRTGHAIPGWEFRYLGADDHAGPNYTGQDSVSSHYDRS; encoded by the coding sequence GTGACTGAGTTTCTCGACGATACGCGGCTGGAACAGAGTTCGGTCGTGGCCAACTCCGCGATGAACCGTGACCGCCGACTCCCCGCGTACCGCCGCGAACTCGGCTTCGACCCGGTGGCATGGCTGGCCGCACGACAGGCGCCCCAGCGCTGGCTGGACATCGGATGCGGCAGCGGCCACGCCCTCTTCGAAGCAGCTCGGTCGCTGCCCCGACAGGTCCAGATCATCGGCCTCGACCTCGTCGGCTACTTTGCCGGATCCCCGTGCCCCGGAATCGATTTGGTCACCGGTTCGGTGCTGACCTGGACCCCGGACACTCAGGTGGACCTCATCACAGCCGTCCACAGCCTGCACTACATCGGCGACAAACTCGAAGCGCTGACACGAATGTCGTCCTGGCTCACCACCGATGGACAATTCGCCGCCAACTTCGATGCCTCCTCGGTGCGCTGGGCCGACGGCTCCCCGATCGGCAGGAGATTCACTACCGCCCTGCGGGGCAACGGATTCCACTACGACGCCCGGAATCGAAGACTTACCCGCACCGGGCACGCGATTCCTGGATGGGAGTTCCGGTATCTCGGCGCCGATGACCACGCCGGGCCGAACTACACCGGACAGGACAGCGTCAGCTCGCATTACGACCGCAGCTGA
- a CDS encoding EthD family reductase — translation MTEHGNTTKITFVYSNPTDPGAFESAYPDQLTLARKLPGLTKLQTSKVWPKEDGSPTPAYRLLDLYFTDYASASAAASEAGPLVAATLEHATGGVIIAFAEILEDD, via the coding sequence ATGACCGAGCACGGCAATACCACCAAGATCACCTTCGTCTATTCCAATCCCACCGACCCCGGCGCCTTCGAGTCGGCCTACCCCGACCAACTCACCCTGGCGCGCAAACTCCCCGGTCTCACCAAACTGCAGACCTCCAAGGTCTGGCCCAAGGAAGACGGCAGCCCAACCCCCGCCTACCGACTCCTGGATCTCTACTTCACCGATTACGCCTCCGCCAGCGCCGCTGCCTCCGAAGCAGGCCCCCTGGTCGCCGCCACCCTCGAACACGCCACCGGGGGCGTGATCATCGCCTTCGCGGAAATCCTCGAGGACGACTGA
- a CDS encoding AraC family transcriptional regulator gives MTQPPVNLADRPATQADSPADQSDDLLSELLRSVRLSGERTTEYGPPHTFSIGFADTGSLHIIEAGELELRIDGDSHVEQLRCGDVVLLPRGDPHHISNAGNRTSASAAENNASEPARWLCGTFAIGDPQASHLLGSLPPVIILGDARAPAPEGLAVARRMLLIEMHSPSQGSAVMIARILDLIFIQILRAWAAGKDAEPNWLAGAFDPQIGLTLSAIHRNPGHDWTVEELAHTCNLSRSTFAARFVARVGKPPATYLAHVRLDAATELLRSTSLPVTLIAERVGYTSEAAFSRAFKNRYGTPPARWRRERPGR, from the coding sequence ATGACCCAACCGCCGGTAAATCTTGCCGATCGTCCAGCGACACAGGCTGATTCGCCAGCTGACCAGTCGGACGACCTACTCTCGGAACTACTCCGGAGCGTGCGTCTGAGCGGTGAACGGACCACCGAATACGGTCCGCCGCACACCTTCTCGATCGGCTTCGCCGATACCGGCAGCCTGCACATCATCGAAGCGGGCGAGCTCGAGCTCCGAATCGACGGCGATTCCCACGTCGAACAACTCAGGTGCGGCGATGTTGTCCTGCTCCCGCGCGGCGACCCCCACCACATCAGCAATGCGGGCAACCGCACATCAGCGAGCGCCGCGGAGAACAACGCATCCGAGCCGGCGCGCTGGCTCTGCGGCACATTCGCCATCGGCGACCCACAGGCGAGCCACCTGCTCGGGAGCCTGCCGCCCGTGATCATCCTCGGCGACGCCCGCGCCCCGGCCCCCGAGGGCCTCGCAGTGGCGCGCAGGATGCTCCTGATCGAAATGCATTCGCCCTCACAGGGATCGGCGGTCATGATCGCCCGCATCCTCGATCTGATCTTCATCCAGATCCTGCGCGCCTGGGCCGCGGGCAAGGACGCCGAACCCAACTGGCTCGCCGGTGCATTCGACCCGCAGATCGGGTTGACCCTCAGCGCGATCCACCGAAACCCCGGCCACGACTGGACAGTCGAGGAGCTGGCCCACACCTGCAACCTGTCCCGGTCGACCTTCGCCGCACGGTTCGTCGCTCGCGTCGGGAAGCCCCCGGCCACCTATCTCGCGCACGTCCGCCTCGATGCCGCCACCGAACTGCTCCGCAGCACCTCCCTGCCGGTCACGCTCATCGCGGAGCGCGTCGGCTACACCTCGGAGGCCGCATTCAGCCGGGCGTTCAAGAACCGCTACGGCACACCACCCGCGCGCTGGCGACGAGAGAGGCCGGGACGCTGA
- a CDS encoding PDR/VanB family oxidoreductase, giving the protein MTDLTVRVTDRRDVAEGVFALELADVDGGPLPHWTPGAHIDVSAGAAGVRQYSLCGDPADERHWRIAILHEPAGRGGSDHLHRTAEPGTQLRVSQPRNNFELVPSDAYLFVAGGIGITPILPMLAAAQRAGARWSLYYGARTRAHLSFESELRHQRVHLMPQDESGLLPIATILAEHAGSTVYCCGPEPLLNVVETEGALAGLEVRTERFVPKQVDTTGDRAFELRLARTGRTLRVAADRTIVEVLESAGIEVITSCREGTCGSCETPVLEGEIEHRDTVLTAAEREAGATLMPCVSRARSDLLVLDL; this is encoded by the coding sequence ATGACCGACCTGACGGTTCGGGTGACCGATCGACGTGATGTGGCCGAGGGTGTATTCGCTCTCGAGCTGGCGGACGTCGATGGCGGGCCGCTGCCGCACTGGACGCCGGGCGCGCACATCGATGTGAGCGCCGGTGCGGCCGGTGTGCGGCAGTACTCGCTGTGCGGCGATCCTGCCGATGAGCGGCACTGGCGCATTGCCATCCTGCACGAACCGGCCGGGCGCGGCGGTTCCGATCATCTGCACCGCACCGCTGAGCCCGGGACGCAGCTCCGGGTTTCGCAGCCGCGCAACAACTTCGAACTGGTGCCCAGTGACGCGTACCTGTTCGTAGCGGGCGGGATCGGCATTACGCCGATCCTGCCCATGCTGGCGGCGGCGCAGCGTGCGGGAGCGCGCTGGTCGCTCTACTACGGGGCGCGGACGCGGGCACACCTGTCCTTCGAGAGCGAATTGCGGCACCAGCGGGTGCATCTCATGCCGCAGGACGAGAGCGGGCTGCTGCCGATCGCGACGATCCTCGCCGAGCATGCGGGCAGCACGGTGTACTGCTGTGGACCCGAGCCGCTGCTGAACGTCGTCGAAACCGAAGGCGCGCTGGCGGGACTCGAGGTGCGCACCGAGCGATTCGTGCCGAAACAGGTGGATACGACCGGTGATCGGGCGTTCGAACTGCGACTGGCTCGCACCGGGCGCACGCTGCGGGTCGCGGCGGACCGGACCATCGTCGAGGTGCTGGAGAGCGCGGGCATCGAGGTCATCACCTCGTGCCGGGAAGGCACCTGCGGCAGCTGTGAGACGCCGGTGCTGGAAGGCGAGATCGAGCACCGCGACACGGTGCTGACCGCCGCCGAGCGCGAGGCCGGGGCGACCCTCATGCCCTGCGTCTCCCGGGCGCGCTCGGATCTGCTGGTCCTGGACCTGTGA
- a CDS encoding acyl-CoA dehydrogenase family protein, translating to MSAVTELVEQTRQFVIDHVIPVEREVVVDGRVTDDEMRLDLQKKAKAAGVFGPLSDPRYGGLGLDTRGQAQVLEAAGASLLGPLAVNAWAPDDGNIHLLAHVANAEQQERYLAPLASGEVRSAIALTEPAPGAGSDPRMLQTTAQETDTGWVINGAKHFTTGANGAAFIICVAMTTDGPTMFLVDQDNPGLQVGRRMRTLDHTSAPGGHCEVNFADCEVSDAAVLGQVGRGLELAQVRLAPSRLTFCMNWLGLAVRAQQLTIDHITGRHSFGVPIAEHGLAQGLIADSEIDIAAARSLVRATAETIDIHGPTSPQARHETSIAKTFVSEAVWRVLDRAVQLHGALGVTEDHLVARFLVEARAFRIYEGPSEVLRWSIARRVLRGPR from the coding sequence ATGAGCGCTGTGACGGAGCTGGTCGAGCAGACCAGACAGTTCGTTATTGATCACGTCATACCGGTCGAACGGGAGGTGGTGGTCGACGGTCGCGTCACCGATGACGAGATGCGACTGGACCTGCAGAAGAAGGCGAAGGCCGCAGGGGTTTTCGGTCCCCTGTCGGACCCGCGCTACGGCGGTCTCGGCCTGGACACCCGCGGCCAGGCGCAGGTGCTGGAGGCCGCGGGCGCCAGCCTGCTCGGCCCCCTGGCGGTGAACGCCTGGGCCCCCGACGACGGCAATATCCACCTGCTGGCGCATGTCGCCAATGCCGAACAGCAGGAACGGTATCTGGCCCCGCTGGCCTCCGGCGAGGTCCGCTCGGCCATCGCCCTGACCGAGCCCGCCCCCGGCGCCGGCTCGGATCCGCGCATGCTGCAGACCACCGCGCAGGAGACCGACACCGGCTGGGTCATCAATGGCGCCAAGCACTTCACCACCGGTGCGAACGGCGCGGCCTTCATCATCTGTGTCGCCATGACCACCGACGGCCCCACCATGTTCCTGGTCGATCAGGACAATCCGGGTCTGCAGGTGGGCCGCCGCATGCGCACCCTGGATCACACCAGCGCTCCCGGCGGGCACTGCGAGGTCAATTTCGCCGACTGCGAGGTGTCCGACGCCGCGGTGCTCGGCCAGGTGGGCCGCGGCCTGGAGCTGGCGCAGGTCCGCCTCGCCCCGTCGCGCCTGACCTTCTGCATGAACTGGCTCGGCCTCGCGGTGCGGGCGCAGCAGTTGACCATCGACCACATCACCGGCCGGCACTCCTTCGGTGTTCCGATCGCCGAACACGGTCTGGCGCAGGGCCTCATCGCCGACAGCGAGATCGATATCGCCGCCGCCCGCAGCCTGGTCCGCGCGACCGCCGAGACCATCGATATCCACGGACCGACCTCCCCGCAGGCCCGCCACGAGACCTCGATCGCGAAAACCTTCGTCTCCGAGGCGGTCTGGCGGGTGCTCGATCGCGCGGTGCAGCTGCACGGCGCACTGGGCGTCACCGAAGACCACCTGGTCGCCCGATTCCTGGTCGAGGCCAGGGCATTCCGCATCTACGAGGGTCCGTCCGAGGTACTGCGCTGGTCGATCGCCCGGCGCGTACTGCGCGGACCGCGCTGA
- a CDS encoding YiiD C-terminal domain-containing protein produces the protein MTTRTLPGFGAAYPDLDPAAIDYEYLRAVSQALVPFGRHVGTVISEISPDRSVVEIPPGDTVGNHMGTVHAGALFTAADIAGAAAFVGAAAARLHTVEALVLRGGTASYRKPAQGRIRAVATVDLRELADILAATTSSRFELSGKAVLLDDNEVAVAKFTFDYVCMVTIAGTELS, from the coding sequence ATGACCACCAGAACCCTCCCCGGATTCGGCGCCGCCTACCCGGACCTCGATCCCGCCGCCATCGATTACGAATACCTGCGGGCGGTGTCGCAGGCCCTGGTCCCCTTCGGCCGCCACGTCGGCACCGTCATCAGCGAAATCAGCCCCGACCGCTCGGTCGTGGAGATCCCGCCGGGCGATACCGTCGGCAATCACATGGGCACCGTGCACGCCGGTGCGCTGTTCACCGCCGCCGATATCGCCGGTGCGGCAGCGTTTGTCGGCGCGGCGGCCGCTCGCCTGCACACCGTGGAGGCGCTGGTGCTGCGCGGCGGCACCGCCTCGTACCGCAAACCGGCGCAGGGCCGCATTCGTGCCGTCGCCACCGTCGATCTGCGCGAACTCGCCGACATTCTCGCCGCGACCACCTCCTCGCGCTTCGAATTGTCCGGCAAGGCAGTACTTCTCGACGACAACGAGGTGGCGGTCGCCAAATTCACCTTCGACTACGTCTGCATGGTGACCATCGCCGGAACGGAACTGTCGTGA
- a CDS encoding alpha/beta hydrolase family protein, producing the protein MTTATPKPPSEFSTLESTRVSPADGIEFTLRWLPAERADAPVVLILPAMAMKARNYLALAKGLQAQGLSVATVDLRAHGEARPALGDHTDFGYREMIEIDLPAIVAAVEERFPGAPVHLFGHSLGGQLALLFAAAEPGRVAGVTVIGTGTVFWWAFGPRRWFEALSQIQWIGIKSRISGHWPGGVLIPAPMPGGVMIDWSIHSLTSYYRPRGTSRKYNTLLAALKLPVLVISLDQDVLGPKSNVDFLVSRMPAAQVTQWHIDENSPIQHRDHFLWVKDAPAVAAGVAGWITTGAQPV; encoded by the coding sequence GTGACCACCGCGACGCCCAAACCGCCGTCGGAGTTCAGCACTCTGGAATCCACGCGGGTCTCCCCCGCCGACGGTATCGAGTTCACCCTCCGCTGGCTGCCCGCCGAGCGCGCCGACGCACCGGTCGTGCTGATCCTGCCCGCCATGGCGATGAAGGCGCGCAATTACCTGGCGCTCGCCAAAGGACTTCAGGCGCAGGGCCTTTCGGTGGCAACTGTCGATCTGCGCGCACACGGTGAGGCCCGGCCCGCACTGGGCGATCACACCGACTTCGGCTACCGCGAGATGATCGAGATCGATCTGCCCGCCATTGTCGCCGCGGTCGAAGAGCGCTTCCCGGGAGCGCCGGTCCACCTGTTCGGCCACAGTCTGGGCGGTCAGCTCGCCCTGCTGTTCGCCGCCGCCGAACCCGGCCGCGTCGCCGGCGTGACCGTCATCGGCACCGGCACGGTGTTCTGGTGGGCATTCGGCCCGCGCCGCTGGTTCGAGGCGCTGAGCCAGATCCAGTGGATCGGCATCAAATCGCGGATCTCGGGCCACTGGCCCGGCGGTGTGCTGATTCCGGCCCCGATGCCCGGCGGCGTCATGATCGACTGGTCGATCCACTCGCTGACCAGCTACTACCGCCCGCGCGGCACCAGCCGCAAATACAACACCCTGCTCGCCGCCCTGAAGCTGCCGGTGCTGGTCATCTCGCTGGATCAGGACGTGCTCGGCCCGAAATCCAATGTGGACTTCCTGGTGTCGCGCATGCCCGCCGCCCAGGTGACCCAGTGGCATATCGACGAGAACTCGCCGATCCAGCATCGCGATCACTTCCTGTGGGTGAAGGACGCACCGGCCGTCGCGGCGGGTGTGGCGGGATGGATCACGACCGGCGCACAGCCGGTCTGA